A part of Setaria viridis chromosome 8, Setaria_viridis_v4.0, whole genome shotgun sequence genomic DNA contains:
- the LOC117833394 gene encoding digalactosyldiacylglycerol synthase 1, chloroplastic, which produces MASFGVDTRPAAAASGRGGGGGAGTGTGEGALSFLSRGLREDLRLIRARAGELETFLNAPVPEPELFARLRRAYSSSASSSRTRLDLSAIGKAFEAESWRGTRGSVSWRWEEEAEEWELVRMVKARLRELERGRQGQTASDILHKFKLSLKSMSFAPEASEDVPPLDLGELFAYFLKQSVPLFDQLGIKRDLCDKLVESLCSKRKDAYNFLSACEPSSLRNDNVGDELDLRIASVLQSTGYHDDGGFWLDRKSSLSDKRHVAIVTTASLPWMTGTAVNPLFRAAYLAKSSKQNVTLVVPWLCKSDQELVYPNSMTFNSPEEQENYMRNWLEERVGFKTDFKISFYPGKFQKERRSIIPAGDTSQFIPSKEADIAILEEPEHLNWYHHGKRWTDKFNHVVGVVHTNYLEYIKREKNGAIQAFFVKHINNLVARAYCHKILRLSGATQDLPKSMICNVHGVNPKFLEVGERIAAQRESGQESFSKGAYFLGKMVWAKGYRELIDLFAKHKSDLEGFKLDIYGNGEDSHEVQSAARKLNLNLNFHKGRDHADDSLHGYKVFINPSISDVLCTATAEALAMGKFVVCADHPSNDFFRSFPNCLTYKTSEDFVARVKEAMTRDPQPLTPEQRYDLSWEAATQRFMEHSELDRVLNSSNSDCSSSTERDGNSAGRRMRKSASVPNMSEVVEGGLAFAHYCLTGSELFRLSTGAVPGTRDYSKQHSLDLRLLPPQVQNPIYGW; this is translated from the exons ATGGCCAGCTTCGGCGTCGACACCCGCCCGGCCGCTGCGGCctcgggccggggcggcggcggtggggcggggacggggacgggggaGGGCGCTCTGTCCTTCCTCTCCCGCGGCCTGCGTGAGGACCTCCGCCTCATCCGCGCGCGGGCCGGGGAGCTCGAGACCTTCCTCAACGCGCCGGTCCCGGAGCCCGAGCTGTTCGCGCGGCTCCGGCGGGCCtactcctcctcggcctcctcgtcgCGGACGCGGCTGGACCTGTCCGCGATCGGGAAGGCGTTCGAGGCCGAGTCGTGGAGGGGCACGAGGGGGTCCGTCAGTTGgaggtgggaggaggaggccgaggagtgGGAGCTCGTGCGGATGGTCAAGGCGCGCCTCAGGGAGCTCGAGCGGGGGAGGCAGGGACAGACAGCTAGTGACATTCTGCACAAATTTAAGCTCAGCTTG AAATCAATGAGCTTTGCGCCTGAAGCATCTGAG GATGTTCCACCACTGGATTTAGGAGAACTTTTTGCCTATTTTCTAAAGCAATCTGTACCACTGTTTGACCAACTTGGTATAAAAAGAG ATTTATGCGACAAGTTGGTGGAGTCTTTATGCAGCAAGCGCAAGGACGCATACAATTTTCTGTCAGCATGTGAGCCTTCTTCATTGAGAAATGACAATGTTGGGGATGAACTCGACCTAAGAATAGCTAGTGTCCTACAAAGTACAGGATACCATGATGATGGTGGATTTTGGCTTGATAGGAAATCTAGCCTATCTGACAAGAGACATGTTGCCATAGTCACTACTGCCAGTCTTCCCTGGATGACTGGGACGGCTGTGAATCCTTTGTTTCGAGCGGCATACTTGGCTAAATCTTCCAAGCAAAATGTAACCTTGGTAGTGCCCTGGCTTTGCAAGTCAGATCAAGAACTTGTCTATCCCAATAGCATGACTTTTAATTCTCCAGAAGAACAAGAAAACTATATGAGGAATTGGCTGGAGGAAAGAGTTGGTTTCAAGACAGACTTCAAAATATCGTTTTACCCTGGAAAG TTTCAGAAAGAAAGGAGAAGTATAATTCCTGCTGGGGACACTTCACAGTTTATACCATCAAAGGAAGCTGACATTGCAATCTTGGAAGAGCCCGAGCACCTCAACTGGTATCATCATGGGAAACGATGGACAGACAAATTCAATCATGTCGTCGGTGTCGTACATACAAATTATTTGGAGTACATCAAGAGGGAGAAGAATGGTGCTATTCAGGCCTTTTTTGTTAAGCACATCAACAACCTGGTTGCCAGAGCTTATTGCCACAAG ATTTTGCGGCTGTCAGGTGCTACTCAAGATCTGCCCAAGTCAATGATCTGCAATGTGCATGGTGTTAACCCCAAGTTTCTGGAGGTCGGAGAGAGAATAGCAGCACAGCGGGAGTCTGGCCAGGAATCTTTCTCGAAAGGAGCTTATTTTCTAGGTAAGATGGTCTGGGCCAAGGGTTACAGAGAACTGATCGATTTGTTTGCCAAGCACAAGAGCGATTTGGAAGGCTTCAAGTTGGACATCTACGGGAATGGTGAAGACTCGCACGAAGTGCAATCGGCTGCCAGGAAGTTGAATCTGAACCTGAACTTTCATAAAGGCCGGGACCATGCAGATGATTCGCTTCACGG GTACAAGGTCTTCATAAACCCAAGCATCAGCGACGTCCTGTGCACCGCGACGGCGGAGGCGCTGGCGATGGGCAAGTTCGTGGTGTGCGCGGACCACCCCTCCAACGATTTCTTCCGCTCCTTCCCGAACTGCTTGACCTACAAGACCTCGGAGGACTTCGTGGCCAGGGTGAAGGAGGCCATGACGCGCGACCCGCAGCCCCTGACCCCCGAGCAGCGGTACGACCTGTCGTGGGAGGCCGCCACCCAGCGGTTCATGGAGCACTCAGAGCTCGACAGGGTCCTGAACAGCAGCAACAGcgactgcagcagcagcaccgagCGCGACGGGAACAGCGCGGgcaggaggatgaggaagtccGCCTCGGTGCCCAACATGTCAGAGGTGGTGGAAGGCGGCCTGGCGTTCGCGCACTACTGCTTGACGGGCAGCGAGCTCTTCCGGCTGTCGACGGGCGCCGTCCCCGGAACCCGCGACTACAGCAAGCAGCACAGCTTGGACCTCCGCCTTCTGCCGCCCCAGGTGCAGAACCCCATATACGGCTGGTAA
- the LOC117866833 gene encoding chlorophyllase-1, translating to MATSVEIMNPSTEVLETAATFQPGKLAIEVIPVDHDTNPTPPIPILIASPKDAGTYPVAMLLHGFWLQNHFYKQVLKHIASFGFIMVAPQFHISLLAKGDTEDIAAAAEVTDWLAKGLPSILPKDVEPNLSKLALAGHSRGGHTAFSLVLGHGKTNLKFSALIGLDPVAGPGKCSQISPKILTYEPSSFDIAMPVLVIGTGLGEEKKNILFPPCAPKDVNHREFYHECRSPCYYFVTKDYGHLDMLDDDAPKFRTCLCKDGKNCKDLMRRTVAGIMVAFLKAVLNEEDGDLRVIMKDPKLTPTTVDPVEHRLA from the exons ATGGCAACATCAGTAGAGATCATGAACCCCAGCACTGAGGTTCTTGAGACTGCAGCCACCTTCCAGCCAGGGAAGCTTGCGATCGAGGTGATTCCAGTGGATCATGACACAAATCCGACACCACCAATTCCGATCTTGATTGCCTCTCCCAAGGATGCAGGAACATACCCGGTCGCCATGCTCCTGCATGGCTTCTGGCTCCAGAACCATTTCTATAAACAAGTTCTCAAACATATTGCCTCTTTTGGCTTCATCATGGTTGCACCCCAG TTCCATATCAGCTTATTGGCCAAAGGTGACACGGAGGACATAGCCGCAGCAGCTGAAGTGACAGATTGGCTCGCTAAGGGGCTACCATCCATCCTGCCCAAAGACGTCGAGCCAAACCTTTCCAAGCTCGCTTTGGCCGGCCACAGCCGAGGTGGCCACACAGCGTTCTCTCTTGTCCTGGGGCATGGCAAGACCAATCTCAAGTTCTCTGCTCTCATTGGTCTCGACCCTGTTGCTGGCCCAGGCAAGTGTTCGCAAATCTCACCCAAGATCCTCACCTACGAGCCCTCCTCTTTCGACATAGCGATGCCCGTCTTGGTCATCGGCACTGGGCtgggagaggagaagaagaacatACTATTTCCTCCCTGCGCCCCCAAGGATGTTAACCACAGGGAGTTCTACCACGAGTGCAGGTCACCTTGCTACTACTTTGTGACCAAGGACTATGGACATCTCGACATGCTAGATGACGATGCTCCAAAGTTCAGGACCTGCTTGTGCAAAGACGGCAAAAACTGCAAGGACCTGATGAGGAGGACCGTTGCTGGCATCATGGTAGCGTTCTTGAAGGCTGTGCTTAATGAAGAAGATGGTGATCTTAGAGTCATAATGAAGGACCCTAAGCTCACACCAACCACAGTCGACCCTGTTGAGCACCGTTTGGCATGA